The Planctomycetaceae bacterium genomic sequence CGGCAGCCTTAGCTGCCGCTTTGGAAGTTTCTCGGCGGCCGAACAACTCTAAAAGCGGCAGCTAAGGCTGCCGCACTCCATACTATTTTGGCTTTGTCGCCGGCTGAGGCAGCTTGAGCTTCAGGTCGATCTTCGCGCTGAACATGTACTGAAAATCGCCGCGGGCCTGGAGGGTTTCACAGAGCGTCTTGAGCGAGGGCTTGAGATTGTGTTCGCTGCGAACGCCGTTGGCTGTGATGACGACGGGCTTGGCGAAGTCGATCAGCCGCTCGTCCAGCAACAGTGTGATGTTCGGGGCCTTGTCGCTGGTGAGCGTGACGGCGTTGTTCTCGCACTGGGCGTCGATCTGGGCGGTGGGAACGCCGGTGGCGCCCAGCCAGTTGAAGAACGGACGCTGGTCGCAGACGGTCCAGCTCACGTGCCGCGGCAGCGGATTGCGCACGTGCGGGTACATGTCGGCAGTCGTGTCGCGGTCGGGCAGGCCGCCATGGCCGTGGTTGATCTCCTCCATCGTCACCGGGTAGATGTCCGTGCGATCGCCGCGGAGTTTCTCGATCTCCTTCTTGAGCCACTTGTTGCGGTCATAGCGGCCGTACGCGGTATCGCGCGTGCCGATCATGTACGTGAAACGCGTGTTGCGCAGGTTGCGCGGCCAATCATTGAAATCATACGGCGCCGCCGCCGAGGCATGCACCGCGGCGAAGCTGTCGGCCATGATCATCCCCTGAAAAAACGCCCCGTACCCGCCGTGGGAATAGCCCATGAGGTAGACCTTGTCGGGGTCGATGTCGGCGTACACGGCCAACTGGCGGATGAGCTTTTCGGTCAGGTGCAGGTTATAGCCGGCGTAGAAGCCGTTCCAGTCGTTATTGGGGGCGCGGATGGCCAGGTACAGGTACCCGCCTTTTTCCGGATGGTCCTTGTAGTAGATCTGCATGACCTGCCACTGCTGGTCATTCAGTTCCTGCGGGGCATTACCGCCGCCGTGCATCGCGATAAACAGCGGCCAACCATTGGCGGGCATTGTGCCGACGGGCCGGACGACATATGGGCTGGTGTATTTATCCCACGTAACCTTCGAGCCCTTGACGTCGGCTTCGTATTCGCTGCGAGCGTGCCCGCTGACGTACGCGGCCCAGGCGGCCTTGCGGACAAACTGCGGATGCCTGGCCAGCAGCTCGTCGGCCGCCGCGTCGAAGGCGATGGCGCTCCGCTTGTCGGGGGCGGCCTGGAAATATTCCTTAAGCGCCTTGGAGACGGCGGCGCCTTGCGGCGAGGCAAACAGCCCATGCTCTTGCTCGCTCAGCGTCAAACGCGGGGACACTCGCGGCCGCGCCTGGTCCATCGACAACGTGAGGTCCTGCCCGTCCTCCTCCATCGTCAGGGTGTGCTTGAGCGTGAAGTTCAGCAGCGAGGCTTCGATGCGGTACTTCTTGCCCAGCGCCAGCGTGAGGACGAGCTTGTCGTTGAGGTCGTGGCGCTCGTCCTTGGCTGTGCCGTCGAACACCTTCTTGTCTGCCTCGTCGGTGACAACGAGCTTGGCCGGGACTCGCTGCTTTTTGGGACCGGCGACGACTGTCAGCGTCAGCCTCCCTTGCCCTGCCGGCGGGGGCGGCACCTTGGCGGCGTAATGTGTGGTGACGTTGACGGCGGAGACGTAATCCACATTCGGCGCCCACGCCAGGAGGAATCGGGTGGGCGTTCGTTTGAAGCTGGCGGCGTAGATCGAGTGGACGGGGTCGTTGGCCATTCCGGCCGACGCGCGGCCGACGAACCAGGCGATGTCGAGCTTGTCACCGGTGGCTTCGGCGGCGCCGGTGAAGTGCCATCGGCCGTCCCAGACTTCGACCCAGGAGTGGTTGCCGCTGCCGTCGGTCCAGATCGTGCCGACGAACCGCGCGGGCACGCCGACAGCGCGGCAGGCGTCCACGGCAAGAATCGCCAGGCCGGTACACGAGGCCTTGCCCGAGGCGATCGACTCATACGGGCTCTGGTCGGGCTTGGCCCGCTCGGTCGAGTAGCGCACCTTCAGCAGCGGAAAGACCTGGGTGTTGATGGCGCCGGCGGCCTGCGTGATGGTTTTGCAGTCTTTGATCAGCGGCAGGAAGCGGGTGTAGAAATCTTTGCGCCACTGGTCGCGCCGCTCGTTGACGCAGCAGTAGGGGAGGATCTCGTTGAGGAACATCTCCTTGGAGATCGTCTTGCCCCAGGGGACCTGGTCCATGACCTTGTAGGCATACTCGACGTTCTCAAGCAGAAAGTCGGCCGACAGGCTCGTCAAGTCGCGCGGCGGCATGTTGGCGATGAGGAACTCCATGCCCTCGCGCTGGGCGGTGGGAACTTTGTCCAGCGCCTTTTGAAGCTGGGGGGCATTGGCGCCGGCGCTCTTGAGCGCCGCGGCCACAGCCGGGGCGCTGGATGGTTGGATGAGTGGATGGGTGGATGGTTGGGAAGTCTGGGCGCAAGCGGCCTGGATGCTCGCCAGAATCACGATACCAGTCGCCACGCGTGCCGCAATGAGCGGATTCATCGTCTATCCTTAGTCTGGAGAAGCCATCTTTTATGGGTGCCATGGCGGCCGTCGTCCAGCGCCATGTCTCCGTTGCGTGAAGCGGTATTCTATCAGCAGCGGTCCTCGAGCAAAACTCCAGGCCGGCGCGCAGGACTCAAGTCAGGACAATGCGAGGCCGGAACGGCCGGCAGATGATAGCCGGGTTGTTCCGCCGCGGAACCCCCGGGAACGATCCCTTTTTGATTCAAGCCCTGAAAGGGCGGCACAAAGGCGGGGGAAAGTGCCGCCCCGCTGGGGCTGGGGATGGGAAAGAGCCCTCGTTCCGGGGCCTCACGCCCCCGGCCACGATATGTCGGCCCTTTGGCCCTGCGGATCGTTCTTCTTTCCTTAGCACGCTTGAGCGTGCTTGCTGGAAGCACGCTAAAGCGTGCTGACAATAGAAGGATCCCTGCATGCTCACCCCGGCGTAAGACGCCGGGGCTAGGTCCGCCTTCGGCGGGACAAAACCCGCTGAAGCGGGTTAAGGACCGATCCACTTCTTGCTTATCCTCGGCAGGGGGATATAGTGCGTTCTTTATCCCACAGGAGTTGGCCGATGCCAAAACTATCCACCACACGTTCCGCTTCCCACAGGAAGAATGCCGCCAAATCCCGCTTTGACTGGTTCAACGAGGCCAAGTTCGGCCTCTTCATCCACTGGGGGCTGATGGCCAAGCTCGGGGCCGCGCTGACGGGCAACACGCACGTGACCGAGATTGAGAACAAGACCTCGATCAACACGTACCGCGAAATCGCCAGGACGTTCAACCCCGTCGCGTTCGATGCCGACAAGTGGGTCCGCATGGCCAAGGCCGCCGGGATGAAGTACGTCGTCTTTATCTCCAAGCACGTCGAAGGCTTCGCCATGTTCAACTCCAAGGCCACCCCGCACAACATCGTGGCCGGCACGCCGTTCAAGCGCGACCCGATGGCCGAGCTTTCCAAGGCCTGCAAAAAGCACGGCCTGACAATGTGTTTCTATTACTGCCAGGTGCTGGACCTGGAAGACCCCGATGCCGTGGGCAACAGCGTCGACTACCCCGACCAGGACGCCAAGGTCCTCCAGCGATTCCTCGACCGCAAGGTCAAGCCCCAGCTCCGCGAACTGCTGACGCAGTACGGGCCCATCGGCCTGATCTGGTTCGACGTGCCCGTCAAGATCACCAAGGCCCAGAGCCAGGAACTCGTCGACCTGGTGCGGTCGCTCCAGCCTGACACGCTGATCAACAGCCGCATCGGACACGGGCTGTACGACTACATCTCGGCGATGGACAACGACAACCCCAACGCCGGTTATTCGCTGCCGTGGGAAACGCCGGCGACGATGAACAACAACTGGAACTACGCCGCCAACGACAACGCGTACAAGAGCCCTCGCGAGATCATCCGCACGCTGGTGGACATCGTCAGTAAGGGCGGCAACTATCTGCTGAACATCGGGCCGACGCCCGAGGGCACGTTCCCCGGTCCGTCGGTGCGGCGGCTGCAGGATCTGGCCAAGTGGATGGCCCCGCACAGCGACAGCATTCACGGCGCCGGCGCCTCGCCGCTGCCGCGCCAGTACGTCTATCGCTGGGGCCGCGTGACGACCAAGGGCAGCCGCCTGTTCCTGCACATCTTCGACTGGCCCCTCGACGACACGCTGACCCTGGCCGGCGTGCGCAACAAGATCCGCAAGGCGTATCTGCTGGCCGACAAGAGCAGGAAGCCCCTCAAGTGCACCCGCAGTGCGGCCGGCGACCTGAGCGTATACGTTCCGGCGGAAAAACTGCCCGCGCGGCTGCTGGACGACATCGACACCGTCGTGGTGCTCGAACTGGCCGGGGCGCCGGACATCGACCCGCGCGTCGTGCTGGGCAACAAGGACAAGACAGTGCTAGCCGCGTACGAAGCCCGCCTGCACGGACCTAACGCCTCGCACGTCGAGTGCGTCTGGGACGCGTGTGTGGCGATGGCGCCCGACTGGCAAGCCGGGGCCGACATGTGGGCCGCCCTGCCGGGGCAGTTCGCCGGCAAGCGATTGAGCTGCGTGTCCAACTGGCGGGCGGAAGATTCGCTGAGCTGGGAGATCCGCGTCGACGCCCCCGGCACATACGACCTCGATCTGACCTACGACGCCCCGAAGGACTCCGTCGGCAGCGAGTTCGTGGTGACCATCGGCAAGCAGACCATCGCCGCCAAAGTCGAATCGCAAGGCTACGGCTTCGAGATGAAGAGCATCAAACTCGGCAGCGTGGCTTTCGACAAACCGACAAGCTGCACGGTCTCGATCAAGCCCAGGACGCTGACCGGCACGTGGCTGATGAATCTCGAATCCGTCACGCTGACGCCACATTAATATAAAATGCGGCCCCATGGAGTGCGGCAGCCTTAGCTGCCGCTTTGGTTGTTTCTACGATGGTGCTGTAGCGCGGCTGCGAGCATTGCCGCGACCGAAAAACATCCAAAGCGGCAGCTAAGGCTGCCGCACTCCATAGATGTCAGAAGTCTTCTTTTTCCGGTTCGGCGGTGCTGTCGTCGCCGGCTTTCTTTAGGCCGCCGCCCCAGAAGAACTTCTGGCTCAGGCGGGCGAAGCTGACGTAAAGCGTGGGCACGACGACCAGCGTCAGCACCGTGGCGATGGCCAGGCCGAAGATGATCGCCACGGCCATCGGACGCCAGAACTGGCTGGACTCGCTCTTGGTGGCGAAGGCGAGGTTCTCCAGATCCACGCCCATGCCGATGGCGGTGGGCACCAGGCCCAGCAGCGTGGTGACGGCAGTGAGGATGACCGGGCGCAGGCGCGTGGCGCCGGCTTCGATGGTCGCCTCGATGAGGTCCTTGCCTCGCTTCTGCAACTGCCGCGTATAGTCCAGCAGCACGATGGCGTTGTTGACGACGATGCCCGCCAGGCTGATCACGCCGATGCCGGTCATGATGATGCTGAAAGGCGTGGCCGTGGCCATCAACCCGATCAACACGCCCTCCAGGCTCAGCAGAACGGTCACCATGATGATCATCGGCACGGAGATCGTGTTGAACTGGATCACCAGAATCAGCGTGATGCTCAACAGGGCGAAGATGAAGGCCTTGTTCAGGAATGCCTGGGCCTTCTGCCGCTCTTCCTCTTCGCCGGCGTAGCTGACGCGGTAGCCTTCGTCCACGACCAGCGTGTCGGGCGGTCCGACCAGGTCCGGATAGGCCGCCGTCAGCGCCTTGCGGTTGAGGCGCAGCACGTCGTCTTTAGACACTTTGCCGCCGGCGATGAGCTTGCGGTCGACGTCGTCCTGCTCGGTCTTGCCCAAATCTTCGACCTGCACCACGCCCGGGGTAGCCAATGCGTCGTTGACGGCCGAGAGCACCGTCTCGCGAGCGAAGGCATCGACGGCCTCATTGGTAATAGCGGCCGGTTGGGTCTGGGCGGTCCGGGTGCGGGCGCTCAGACGGCTGGACAGATCGGTTCTGGCGGCGGCGTCGCTTGTCAGAGCGCGCAGGGCGATGTTGGCGGTGTCGCTGTTCTTGTCTTTGGCGGCGGCGATCAGGCGCGGGCCGAACCCGGAGGGGGCAAGCATGGCCTGCGAGAAGGTCTTCCAGTTTCGGATGTCGCTGGAGCGCAGGGTTAGGCGGCCCAGCGGTCCCAGGCGGCGCTGCACTTCGGCGAGCACTTCGGTGCTCAGGCGTCCGTCGGCGTCGCCGGAGAGGGTGACGACGCGTTTCTGGTCGATGCGACTGATGGTTCCGAACCCGCCGGCGTAGGTGAACTCGCCCAGCGACGACAGGGGCACGGCCTTTCCACCGCTGGTCGGGACGCGCAGGCGCAGCGTGTCCTGGATGCGGCTGCGCTGCGACTCGGGCAGGCGGATGGTGATGTCGTACTCGTCGTTGAACTGCCGGTAGATGCCGACCTTGGAGCCGAAGATAGCGGTCTTGAGGAAGTTGCCGATCACGCGGCTGTTGACGCCCAGGCGGGCGGCGCGGCGGCGGTCGACCTTCATGCGCAGCTCCGGGCGGGCGGCTTCATAGTCGCTGGAGAGGTTCACCAGGCCCGGCACGTCGTTGATCATCGCCTGCCCGCGTGCGGCCAGGCCGGAGAGCTTCTTGAAGTCCTCGCCGATGAACCGCACGGTGACAGCCGCCCCGGTCGGCGGGCCGTTCTGGGGTTTCTCGACGACCAACTCGACGCCGGGAATGTCGTCGAGGTACTGGCGCATGGCGGTCAGGGCCAGGGTCGGGTCCTTCTTGCGATCCTCGAAATCGAGGAATTGCAGCGTGATGGTCGCCACGTGCGGACCCGAGGCCTCGCCGGTCAGGGCCGCGGAGATGCTGTTTCCGGGCGAGCCGACGTTGCTGATCATGTATTCCAGCTCGTGCTCGTCCCAGTGCGGGTCGATGCGCGACTCGACCAGCCGCGCGATGCGGTCGGTCTCGTGAATGTTCGTGCCCTGCGGGGCGCGGATCTTCACCAGGGCGTTGCGGGGCTCGGTGTCGGGGAAGAGCTGCACGCCGTGCCCCAAGATGCCGAAGGCGATGACGGTGACGATCAGGATCAGGAACGAGCCGCCCAGCGTGATCGCCCGGTGCGCCAGGGCCTTGGCCAGTGCCCAGCGATACATGCGGATGATCAACGGGTCGCGGGCCGATTCAATCTTGCGCTTCACACCGCCGCCGAACATCGAACAGATCGTCGGGTTGATCACCAGCGCCACCAGCAGCGAGCACGTCAGGGTGATGATCAGGCAGATGGGCAGGTACTTCATGAAGCTGCCCATGATGCCCGGCCAGAACATCATCGGCGCAAAGGCCGCCAGCGTCGTCAGGGTGCTGGTGACGACTGGCCAGGCGACCTCCGCCGTTCCGCGCCGGGCGGCCTCGATGCGCTTGTAGCCCATCTGCATGTGGCGGTAGATGTTCTCGACGATGACGATGGCGTTGTCGACGAGCATGCCCAGGGCCATGATCAGCCCGAAGAGGATCATCATGTTGAGCGTGTAGCCCAGGATCTCGATGACGGCGAAGCTCATCAGCATGCTCAGCGGGATGATCGTCGAAACGATCAGGCTGGTGCGCAGGCCCATGAACACCATCAGCACGACGACGACCAGCACCAGGCCGGTGAAGATGTTGTTCTCCAGGTCCGACAGCATGCTGCGGACGTGGTCAGACTGGTCCATCGTGATCTTGAAGGTCACGCCCATCGGCGCCGCGGCGCGGAAATGCTCGAGCACCACCTTGGCCGTGTCGACGATCGAGAGGATGTTCGCTCCGCTGCGCTTCTTGACGGCCACCGTGATGCTCTCGTCGCCGTTGAGGCGGGAGTAGGTGTCGCGGTCGCGGAAGGTGTCATGGATGCTCGCGATGTCGGAGAGGTAGATCGTGCGCCCGTCGCGGGTGGCCACGGGCAGCAGGTCGACCTCCTCGGGCTTCTGGAACTCGGCGGGCACGCGGATGTTGAACCGCATGCCGGGCGTTTCGAGCCCGCCGGCGGAGACGTTGACGTTTTCCGACGGGATCAGTTGCATGACCTCGGGGATGCTCAGGTTGTAGGCGGCGAGGCGGTCGGGGTCGATCTCGACGCGGATCTCGCGCTCGCGCGCCCCGAGCACCTGGCACTCGAGCACGCCGGGGATCTTCTCCATCTCGTCCTGCAGGCGATCGGCGATCACCTTCAACCGCGCCGGCGAGGCGTCCCCGGCGACGTTGATCATCAGGATCGGCATCTCCTGGAGGTTGATCTCGGCGATGGTGGGTTCCTTGCGTTCCTCGACGGTCGGCAGGTCGGGCTTGGCCTGGTCGATGCGGTCGCGGACGTACTGCAGGGCGTCGTCGATCTTGATCTCGGGGAAAAACTCCAGCGAGATCATGCTCATGCCTTCGGCGCTGCTGGAACGCATCTCCTTGAGACCCTTGAGACCGGCGAGCTTGTCCTCGAGCTTCATCGTGACGGAGGTCTCGACGTCCTCGGGGCTGACGCCCTCGTACGTCGTCGTCACCAGCACCTTGGGGATCTGCACGTCGGGAAAGCTCTCCCGGGGAAGGGTGATGTAGCTGTACACCCCGGCCACGATGATCAGCAGGATCATGACCATGATCGTGGTGCGGTTCTTGATGGCGGCGTCGGTGATAATCACGGCGGGTTACCTGGGGGTCTTCCCCGAAGCGGGTTTGGCTGCTCCATCGGCGGCGATCGGCGGCGGGCTGTCCAGACCGTTGGGCCGGTATGGCCCCTTGATTCCGCGCACCACGACCTCCTGACCGGGACCGACGTACTGCTGGCCCTCGACGATCAGACGGTCGCCCGACCGCAGGCCATTGCCCGCCTGGCCGTTGGAAGGCAGC encodes the following:
- a CDS encoding transglutaminase domain-containing protein, with the protein product MNPLIAARVATGIVILASIQAACAQTSQPSTHPLIQPSSAPAVAAALKSAGANAPQLQKALDKVPTAQREGMEFLIANMPPRDLTSLSADFLLENVEYAYKVMDQVPWGKTISKEMFLNEILPYCCVNERRDQWRKDFYTRFLPLIKDCKTITQAAGAINTQVFPLLKVRYSTERAKPDQSPYESIASGKASCTGLAILAVDACRAVGVPARFVGTIWTDGSGNHSWVEVWDGRWHFTGAAEATGDKLDIAWFVGRASAGMANDPVHSIYAASFKRTPTRFLLAWAPNVDYVSAVNVTTHYAAKVPPPPAGQGRLTLTVVAGPKKQRVPAKLVVTDEADKKVFDGTAKDERHDLNDKLVLTLALGKKYRIEASLLNFTLKHTLTMEEDGQDLTLSMDQARPRVSPRLTLSEQEHGLFASPQGAAVSKALKEYFQAAPDKRSAIAFDAAADELLARHPQFVRKAAWAAYVSGHARSEYEADVKGSKVTWDKYTSPYVVRPVGTMPANGWPLFIAMHGGGNAPQELNDQQWQVMQIYYKDHPEKGGYLYLAIRAPNNDWNGFYAGYNLHLTEKLIRQLAVYADIDPDKVYLMGYSHGGYGAFFQGMIMADSFAAVHASAAAPYDFNDWPRNLRNTRFTYMIGTRDTAYGRYDRNKWLKKEIEKLRGDRTDIYPVTMEEINHGHGGLPDRDTTADMYPHVRNPLPRHVSWTVCDQRPFFNWLGATGVPTAQIDAQCENNAVTLTSDKAPNITLLLDERLIDFAKPVVITANGVRSEHNLKPSLKTLCETLQARGDFQYMFSAKIDLKLKLPQPATKPK
- a CDS encoding alpha-L-fucosidase; the protein is MPKLSTTRSASHRKNAAKSRFDWFNEAKFGLFIHWGLMAKLGAALTGNTHVTEIENKTSINTYREIARTFNPVAFDADKWVRMAKAAGMKYVVFISKHVEGFAMFNSKATPHNIVAGTPFKRDPMAELSKACKKHGLTMCFYYCQVLDLEDPDAVGNSVDYPDQDAKVLQRFLDRKVKPQLRELLTQYGPIGLIWFDVPVKITKAQSQELVDLVRSLQPDTLINSRIGHGLYDYISAMDNDNPNAGYSLPWETPATMNNNWNYAANDNAYKSPREIIRTLVDIVSKGGNYLLNIGPTPEGTFPGPSVRRLQDLAKWMAPHSDSIHGAGASPLPRQYVYRWGRVTTKGSRLFLHIFDWPLDDTLTLAGVRNKIRKAYLLADKSRKPLKCTRSAAGDLSVYVPAEKLPARLLDDIDTVVVLELAGAPDIDPRVVLGNKDKTVLAAYEARLHGPNASHVECVWDACVAMAPDWQAGADMWAALPGQFAGKRLSCVSNWRAEDSLSWEIRVDAPGTYDLDLTYDAPKDSVGSEFVVTIGKQTIAAKVESQGYGFEMKSIKLGSVAFDKPTSCTVSIKPRTLTGTWLMNLESVTLTPH
- a CDS encoding efflux RND transporter permease subunit, which translates into the protein MIITDAAIKNRTTIMVMILLIIVAGVYSYITLPRESFPDVQIPKVLVTTTYEGVSPEDVETSVTMKLEDKLAGLKGLKEMRSSSAEGMSMISLEFFPEIKIDDALQYVRDRIDQAKPDLPTVEERKEPTIAEINLQEMPILMINVAGDASPARLKVIADRLQDEMEKIPGVLECQVLGAREREIRVEIDPDRLAAYNLSIPEVMQLIPSENVNVSAGGLETPGMRFNIRVPAEFQKPEEVDLLPVATRDGRTIYLSDIASIHDTFRDRDTYSRLNGDESITVAVKKRSGANILSIVDTAKVVLEHFRAAAPMGVTFKITMDQSDHVRSMLSDLENNIFTGLVLVVVVLMVFMGLRTSLIVSTIIPLSMLMSFAVIEILGYTLNMMILFGLIMALGMLVDNAIVIVENIYRHMQMGYKRIEAARRGTAEVAWPVVTSTLTTLAAFAPMMFWPGIMGSFMKYLPICLIITLTCSLLVALVINPTICSMFGGGVKRKIESARDPLIIRMYRWALAKALAHRAITLGGSFLILIVTVIAFGILGHGVQLFPDTEPRNALVKIRAPQGTNIHETDRIARLVESRIDPHWDEHELEYMISNVGSPGNSISAALTGEASGPHVATITLQFLDFEDRKKDPTLALTAMRQYLDDIPGVELVVEKPQNGPPTGAAVTVRFIGEDFKKLSGLAARGQAMINDVPGLVNLSSDYEAARPELRMKVDRRRAARLGVNSRVIGNFLKTAIFGSKVGIYRQFNDEYDITIRLPESQRSRIQDTLRLRVPTSGGKAVPLSSLGEFTYAGGFGTISRIDQKRVVTLSGDADGRLSTEVLAEVQRRLGPLGRLTLRSSDIRNWKTFSQAMLAPSGFGPRLIAAAKDKNSDTANIALRALTSDAAARTDLSSRLSARTRTAQTQPAAITNEAVDAFARETVLSAVNDALATPGVVQVEDLGKTEQDDVDRKLIAGGKVSKDDVLRLNRKALTAAYPDLVGPPDTLVVDEGYRVSYAGEEEERQKAQAFLNKAFIFALLSITLILVIQFNTISVPMIIMVTVLLSLEGVLIGLMATATPFSIIMTGIGVISLAGIVVNNAIVLLDYTRQLQKRGKDLIEATIEAGATRLRPVILTAVTTLLGLVPTAIGMGVDLENLAFATKSESSQFWRPMAVAIIFGLAIATVLTLVVVPTLYVSFARLSQKFFWGGGLKKAGDDSTAEPEKEDF